From Glycine soja cultivar W05 chromosome 4, ASM419377v2, whole genome shotgun sequence, the proteins below share one genomic window:
- the LOC114408562 gene encoding GDSL esterase/lipase EXL3-like — protein MVRSASNFLKEIYQLGARRVGVFSAPPIGCVPFQRTLFGGIVRKCAEKYNDAAKLFNNKLANELASLNRNVPNSRMVYVNLDVCNPLLDIIVNYQNYGFKVGDRGCCGTGKIEAAVLCNPLHPTCPDVGDYVFWDSFHPSENVYRKLVAPILRKYLYQFL, from the exons GAAATATATCAACTAGGTGCTCGGAGGGTAGGAGTATTCAGTGCTCCACCAATTGGGTGTGTGCCATTTCAGAGAACACTGTTTGGAGGAATAGTTAGAAAATGTGCAGAAAAGTACAATGACGCGGCCAAGTTATTCAACAACAAACTTGCAAATGAGTTGGCTTCCCTTAACCGGAACGTGCCTAATTCCAGGATGGTTTACGTAAACCTTGATGTTTGCAACCCTCTACTTGATATCATTGTAAATTACCAAAATTATG GATTTAAAGTGGGAGACAGAGGATGCTGTGGTACGGGCAAAATAGAGGCCGCTGTGCTATGCAACCCTTTGCATCCCACGTGTCCAGATGTGGGAGACTACGTTTTTTGGGATAGTTTTCATCCTTCAGAAAATGTTTACAGAAAGCTCGTAGCTCCTATTCTTCGAAAATATTTGTACCAGTTCCTCTGA